The DNA segment acCTTATAAGAATGGCTAATCTGGAATCAAATCATATTTAtcatgttatttgttttatccCCAGCCGAGTTCTGATCACTACCGACGTGTGGGCCCGCGGTATCGATGTCCAGCAGGTCTCTCTAGTTATCAACTACGACCTGCCCAACAACCGTGAGCTGTACATCCACAGGATCGGCAGGTCGGGCCGGTTCGGACGCAAGGGTGTTGCCATCAACTTCGTCAAGTCTGATGACATCAGGATCCTGAGAGATATCGAGCAGTACTACTCCACACAGATTGACGAGATGCCAATGAATGTTgctgatttaatataatttgtatatctcTATCACAAATCTCGCCGCCTAGCCTGTTATCTCTGATAGCTCTATCACCGAACGCCCGGAAATTAACTATTTCTTTGTGGTCAATTGGTGTTGAAAGTGGAAATTAAACccaatgtaatttatttaactttgtcaTGTGaagtgacaatattttttcttttatttgtcaTTGGGTTTGAGAAGCAGGCAGTTtcttacaataacaatttatgtTTCCCAACACCATTTAAAACTGGCAAGAGTTGCCAATACACAATAAACCCTAAATACAGGTGGAAGAAATTAATACTTAGCACAgcattttacaatattgtaaattttattgagcagcaatattatatttagatgtaATTTGTCAGTATGTaatgtctttaataaaaattataaatctcattctttttatcttttatattaaacaataaacccAGCATTTAATACTTGCTGAAGAAAACTCGGATGAGGCGCCTGagaatcttatttttaaaaataaaatgcggcTTAGGTTGCTCTCccaaaaaatctatattttctaataaactGTGTCAAATTCTGTTCAGCCGTTTGCTGTTTCGCCCGGGACCGAGGACACAAAGGCACAAAATACTAATTGACGTATGATAAGCGTTAAGTATTTATGAGTTCTGTGAAATTTTATATACTCGTATGTATAGGCtagttttgaaaaaagaattataacttattttaaaaatctaactGTGTAAACAAATCGCTACATAAATGCacagcatcacgccttttccttTTCAGGTGTAGTAAGAAGTGTAAGTACAATATGTGGGTACATTTCGCCAGATAAGCGCCATGTAAAACAGACTAGGCCTATTGTTTATCAGGCACATATCCAGactccaaaaacaaaaattgttatCCCATATTATTATGGCTATTTAACAAATCGTTAACGTTCTGctttacatacttaatatatcaaaaaatactattatttgtCAGATTTGTATATATCAAGGATCAGTGGAGTTCATGGTgactcaataaaatattcaaaaattctGCGAAGTGTTAGTAGAGTAGGTATgcgttttgtatttatttacatataaatggaTATTCATTTCCGTTTTACTTTATGTGCAGAAAtcatatctacataatatttacacatattataacaaacatgGATTTCCCAGATAACAAACTTTCCAAGGGTTTCAAActaatttccaaaatattttatattgactgtACTTATGGATATTCACCGCATACCTCGGACATGAACACATATCGTCACATGAAATTTCTAAACACGGAATGAAATACTTAGGTAGGTACTGTAACGCAATGTATAAAACACATAAGTACTTTCCTACTTAggtaaaacttaaaaaatgtttctttgCTTACAAAAATGCTCCAAACTGCATCCAGGAGCTTGCACAGGCTAAAAACGCCCTGATCGAGTGCCCTAACGATCTCATTTACCCTCCAAAACACTTACTATCACTTGTCTGTTTTTAGTAAGATAGTTATATAGGAATCTTTCATGCTGTAAACAATACCGCCTATTCTACCATGCCATGACATGTACCAATGTGATAGTAATTTACGGTGGCTCACAGACACCCTagaacaaagagaattataatatattgtaatatatatggaaacctagAATACTGTGTAGTCAGTCTCGCATCACAATTGTTTTTCCGACTTACAATAAAAAGTTCATACCAATGCCCTAATAGATAAATTTGtctgatagtaaaaaaaattgtagcacGCAGAGATCCAATGTCTCTCTGCATATTGTAGCATTTAATACTAACAAATTCTACTAGTTTATTCAGTAATGACCTCCAAGGACAATTTTACAATcgttaattatctaaataaagaATCTACAGGTGCTAAGATGCTCACTGGCCTGAAAAGAAGtacttaagtaattatttaccaACAAAGTTATGCGTAGGTTTTGTATCGGCGGTTAGTTATTTATGGAGTTGCCTGTCcttataaaagcaaaaaaataaaaataaataatgagctCAAAATACTGAGTTAGCAACAACCCGTTAATaagtcaattataattttaatatcacctTGATTAAAATTACCACTGTGAAATTGTGCTACAAtgcaaatttttaaaattaaattgaactaAAAATGTAAACTTAAACAATTACATCACAATGCCTAGTATGCCTGACTGGGTTCCCATGATAATTCAAGACACACTGGTTACATATGGccttatattattcataagaatGCTTATAATAACTGTATTTTTGATATCAATATTCCGATAGCGGTTACTCCGTGCGGCAAGATTTGGATACTGTAAAATCTATAACCACCTGCCCATTACAAGCTTTTCAATGGGGTCAGGTTtccatgtttattataattatgtttgcaGGCAGCCcggttttaaagtttaaagcATATGAGCagctgataaaaataaaatcttcgaTTCCATCCCGAGGATAAACCAATCTTAATATCACTGATACGCTGATAGGTCCGCTTTTGCGATCGATCGAAAAAGAGCAATAGggatcattaataaatttagcGGTTAAAAGTACACTGGTCATTATTGCATTTCTATCTACTCCTTCGAAATTCTACCATAATAGTAGAACTGTTAATCTCAAgaagttttcaaataaattccattttttactgaatttacaaactttatttaGTTTGGAATACAatgtaattgaataaatttcataaagcAATACTTAGTATATGAATATgaagtaaaattgtaaaattcacAAGTAAACCTTAactatagaattttatttcacaatcaattaaaatttaattttatgcatttttatattcaacccaaattgtataatatgataCAGCTAAGTTGTTGGAATGTTACCTTCataagttataaaaagaaataccttgaaaaaaaaaaagtcaatacTAAGTGAAAACAATGGTCAAAAGGATGCTGcttttcaataacaaaaaaaaaacactctaaAAAAAGTGAGAgattacaaataaatcaattattatcttttttagaTCTTTAGTTTGGCTGTAAGATGGTAATTTTTGCCAAAACATTAATACAATAAGCTAGTACTGTTAGTTACAATGGTCTGATGTAGCATCAGACATACTTCTGTTAGTGTATAGGCAGCAAATGGTTTAAATCAGAGACCTACCTCAATGGCACAATCTTGGTTTACCAAGTCAATATCTATCTCcaataaaaaagtgaaataatGCAGCTTTTATACCAATATTTGTTTGCACTATATATAAGGATGTATGCATATCACATTTTCAAaagaatacaattaattaatactaaaatgtaTAACAAATGAATGCcacaatttcaaatttatactatacatattatgaactatttataaagctttaaaaaacaagaaaaataacacTGAAAGTGACATGCCACCAAAAgtaattgtgtttgttattgatgTGAAATAGTAATACATATACTAAAGACTttaaagctattataattaaactattccACTGTCATTGATAATATACTGGCACCAATACAAATTCCAGTCATAACTAATGAATCAGACtacattaattcatattttaatgaaatctaCCAAGTAAATCTTGaaggttatatattttttgaattagtATCAGTAAATGTAATGTCCTAAACAATCACAAACCATTCTTTGGCAAGTaccatttcaataaaatattaaaatttaggggaatattatttgtatataccTTCAATGCcttcatttattttaacctatgataatattagtaaaaagcaatttcaaataaatgaatGGATAAAaatttatgcaataaataatgtGACTGGACATAcacaaaaaacaatgttatcaaCACTATAATATAGACCATAATTTTGAATGTCAACCTCTATGAGGATTTACTTTGCCttaatcataaatattgtatCCAAGGCacattacaaattatatgttgttataaccaaaatctctaacaataatctcTGATTAAATGAACACAATGTTGTGTAGAATAGATGTTATAACAACTGGTCTTGCAAAGTTTTAATGTAACAACACTTatggacaaaaaataaaaattattcttaggccctaaattacatataatttacaattacagCTCAGCCTCTGCTGCTGCGTAGTATGCATTCCAACGCCTGTATACAAAGATACATATTGCACCTACAAGAAGAGCCACTAATATCTCCGTTAACTGATCCAGGAATCCCGTGATGGGCTCTGATGATTCCAGCACTTGTGGCTCGGCCTCTTGTGGGGCCTCCTCTGGCTGGGGCTGTGGTTTTGGAGCCTGCTCGTCTTCTCCTTTGAAAGCTATTTGATTTAGAACTGTCTTCTCCTCTTCGGTAATTGGTTTTGCAGCAGTAGAAGacagtaatgtttttatttcccCACAGTGGGGGCATGACCAGTTTACTGATTTCTTCGCTAACGACTTACGCTCTGCCGGAGTATAGTCGAGCGAACCGATTGTTCCTTCAGCTGGTGTGGGCATAAAAGCTATTAATGCCAACAGAGCTGTTCTGATGGACCATGAGGGTTGCCATGTTTCTGGATGATGGCCAGATATGGACAGgcaaatttttttgttaacttCAAATCTACCGTTTGGTGTTAATAGTATGATGTGCGGTGGATGCATAGGATACTCCTTCGGTAGCAATATCCTACCATGGTATATACCGCCCTCAAAGTCAGTGCCTTTCGGGCCCTGTACAGTGAAATGCCATTCGAACAGATTATCCTCCAGAGGTCTTGCACAATATTCTTCCGTGGCCTCGGCCAACTCCAAGGCTTCTCGCATTAAACGTTTGACACCAGGACatttagtgttatatttttcaCTTATCTCAGCCATTTTCTAGAAAATCCAAACACTTTTGTTGTTACAGTGATTGTGTTTATGACGCAATTAACAGCAAAAGTCCACGCAAGTTATCGATGTAATCACATAAAAATTTGATAACAATTCCTTTTTGTATACGAACAGCTGTCAAAAAGAATAAGAGTGTCAataatttttgctataaaaacatacCGATTAGAGTTGTATCGATTTATACTGCTGTATTGTggtaatgattaaaaaaaattacgacacAATCCatcgttataaaaaatattttactttttttcaagTCTTGTAATGAAATATGTATCCATAACTTtccacataaataaatattttaaaaataataacgtaaAATTGCACAGGAACACTAAATTAGCTGTATATTGTAATATGCCGCGGTcacatattacattaaaaaagaaCGTGATATTCGGAGTGTTGCTAACGTAATAGATTTACCACTAAAGTTGGGGGTTAAAGCTCCCttttagtaatttttgttaGTGGATTACAAGCAGCTAAtgggaataaaacaaaaaaactaatgAGAAATCTTACgggttttgtaaaaaaataatagtatgagGTCGCCAAAAATAacgaaacaatttaataaataaatgtatattcccacaattatataaatttagtacattttattttgcatcCCATGACTCCCAAACTTGCTAACTGTATCTCGGGAATGAGTAGAACTACTacgaatataaacaaaattaacaaaaccattTTTTATAACCGCACTCAAAATAATCGTTGTGCGATCTAACATTTATGctggttataaaataatttaggtcACCTCTACCATCGTGGGTATAGGCACTTAATACAAGTCTAGTTCTAGAACTACCAACTACGTAATTGGCAAGTTTTAAGAAAACTAATGCATGCGTCCAATATAGATGAGTTCTGTGGAGCTGCTCTGGGCAGTTTTGTGCTCtctgtttttattgcttaatatTATAGGAACTATGTGTTGGTATGGGCCATCACTCGGCGTTTTCAGTAGTATGTTTTGCGggttctataaaaaaattatggcaACATTGGGTACGCGGTTCGTCGTGCTGACAAGTGACATTTGAC comes from the Manduca sexta isolate Smith_Timp_Sample1 chromosome 13, JHU_Msex_v1.0, whole genome shotgun sequence genome and includes:
- the LOC115448342 gene encoding ubiquitin-conjugating enzyme E2 J1-like, with the translated sequence MAEISEKYNTKCPGVKRLMREALELAEATEEYCARPLEDNLFEWHFTVQGPKGTDFEGGIYHGRILLPKEYPMHPPHIILLTPNGRFEVNKKICLSISGHHPETWQPSWSIRTALLALIAFMPTPAEGTIGSLDYTPAERKSLAKKSVNWSCPHCGEIKTLLSSTAAKPITEEEKTVLNQIAFKGEDEQAPKPQPQPEEAPQEAEPQVLESSEPITGFLDQLTEILVALLVGAICIFVYRRWNAYYAAAEAEL